A stretch of Brassica rapa cultivar Chiifu-401-42 chromosome A08, CAAS_Brap_v3.01, whole genome shotgun sequence DNA encodes these proteins:
- the LOC103833824 gene encoding alkane hydroxylase MAH1, whose product MAMISLLEITVSFLCFSFFFGYFFIMKKPHRSFPTNWPFLGMLPGLLVEIPRVYDYITEFLEASNLTFLFKGPCFVGVNMLFTVDPANIHHIMSSNFTNYPKGSEFKKIFDVLGDGIFNADFDLWMDLRKSAQSMMSRPEFQRFTLRTNMRKLEKGLVPILDHFAEKKLVLDLQDVFQRFTFDTTFVLATGVDPGCLSIEMPEIEFARALDEAMEVIFFRHIKPEIVCKIQRLLGFGDELKMKIAHSTLDRICSKCIASKRDEITRGVTSIDSSSKDLLTSYMDVDTTKYKSLNPGDDKFLRDMILSFMIAGRDTTGSALTWFFWLLTKNPEVTTKIRQEINTKISPRTNNDSDHFSSQELNKLVYLHGALCEALRLYPPVPFQHKSPTKPDVLPSGHKVEPSTKIVFCLYSLGRMKSVWGEDASDFKPERWISETGSSIHVPSFKFLSFNAGPRTCLGKEVAMTQMKTVAVKIIQNYEIKIIEGHTIEPVPSVILRMKQGLKVMVTKRSNLV is encoded by the coding sequence ATGGCTATGATAAGCTTACTTGAAATCACAGTTTCTTTCCTTtgtttctccttcttctttggatATTTCTTTATTATGAAGAAACCTCACCGTTCGTTTCCCACGAACTGGCCATTCCTCGGTATGCTTCCGGGCCTACTTGTAGAGATCCCTCGTGTGTACGACTATATAACCGAGTTTCTCGAAGCCTCAAACTTAACTTTTCTTTTCAAAGGCCCATGTTTCGTTGGCGTCAACATGTTGTTCACTGTAGATCCGGCTAATATTCATCATATCATGAGCTCAAACTTCACAAACTACCCAAAAGGATCCGAGTTCAAGAAGATATTCGATGTTTTGGGAGATGGGATTTTCAACGCGGATTTCGATCTATGGATGGATCTGAGGAAGTCAGCTCAAAGCATGATGAGTCGCCCGGAGTTTCAAAGGTTTACACTAAGAACAAACATGAGAAAGCTAGAGAAAGGGCTTGTCCCAATTCTTGATCACTTTGCTGAGAAGAAACTAGTCCTTGATTTACAGGATGTGTTCCAAAGATTCACCTTCGACACTACGTTTGTTTTAGCGACCGGGGTTGATCCGGGTTGTCTCTCGATTGAAATGCCAGAAATCGAGTTTGCTAGAGCTTTAGATGAAGCAATGGAAGTGATATTTTTCAGACATATCAAGCCGGAGATTGTTTGCAAGATACAAAGGTTGCTTGGGTTTGGAGATGAGTTGAAGATGAAAATTGCTCACTCGACTTTAGATCGAATTTGCTCTAAGTGCATAGCTTCAAAGAGAGATGAAATAACACGTGGCGTTACTAGCATCGACTCTTCTTCTAAAGATTTGTTGACGTCTTACATGGATGTAGACACCACCAAGTACAAGTCGTTGAATCCAGGTGATGACAAGTTCCTCAGAGACATGATTCTAAGCTTCATGATAGCAGGTAGGGACACCACAGGCTCTGCTCTCACTTGGTTCTTCTGGCTTCTCACCAAGAATCCGGAAGTAACGACCAAGATTCGTCAAGAAATCAACACAAAAATATCTCCAAGAACCAATAATGATTCCGATCATTTCTCTTCACAAGAACTAAACAAGTTGGTGTATCTACATGGCGCCTTGTGTGAAGCTCTCAGGCTATATCCACCGGTTCCATTTCAGCACAAGTCTCCTACAAAACCCGACGTTCTTCCAAGCGGACACAAAGTCGAGCCAAGTACGAAGATTGTGTTTTGTCTCTACTCACTAGGGAGAATGAAATCGGTATGGGGAGAAGATGCATCAGACTTTAAACCAGAGAGATGGATTTCGGAAACTGGAAGTTCGATACATGTGCCATCTTTTAAGTTCTTATCGTTCAATGCCGGTCCACGAACTTGTTTGGGGAAAGAAGTGGCTATGACGCAGATGAAGACAGTGGCTGTGAAAATCATACAAAACTATGAGATAAAGATCATTGAAGGACACACGATTGAGCCAGTTCCTTCTGTTATTCTTCGCATGAAACAAGGCCTTAAAGTCATGGTCACTAAGAGATCTAATTTGGTCTAA